The following proteins are encoded in a genomic region of Verrucomicrobiia bacterium:
- a CDS encoding glycosyltransferase family A protein translates to MSSKIITVIPVYNGERFIRQTLESVAQQTLRPDRLIVLDNCSTDGTERLVKEFRPIQCEWSRNSQNIGLFGNCNRALDFAPQCEYLHLLCADDLIAPAFYERLTAELAACQGRGLAYSLDERIDEQDRRLSLSGKATGQAEVIPVDTFLRRKAEIANQAFSGSLMRTNCQEAPCRFRLDMPILADVAWWAAWGRHCSRIVQVNLPLCKYRWHGDNTTNLVMPGMDALILDEWRVMQLNEQLRNGHSGLVRRFKLKGLFAVRTGIKAKRIRQQRNPDYSREIVKQGKQISGPLAWYMGQAVVEARDALIYGLLRRPRHPKNVYS, encoded by the coding sequence CCGTGGCGCAACAAACGTTGCGTCCGGACCGTCTGATTGTGCTCGATAACTGCTCGACCGACGGCACGGAGCGGCTGGTGAAGGAATTCCGCCCCATCCAGTGTGAATGGAGCCGGAACTCGCAAAACATCGGGTTGTTCGGCAATTGCAATCGCGCCCTCGATTTTGCCCCGCAATGCGAATACCTGCACTTGCTTTGCGCCGATGACCTCATCGCGCCCGCCTTTTATGAGCGGCTGACGGCGGAGTTGGCGGCCTGCCAGGGCCGCGGGCTGGCGTACTCGCTGGATGAGCGAATCGACGAGCAGGACCGGCGCCTGAGCCTTTCAGGGAAGGCCACCGGTCAGGCAGAGGTAATCCCAGTGGACACTTTCCTCCGACGAAAGGCCGAAATCGCCAACCAGGCCTTTAGCGGCAGTCTGATGCGGACCAATTGCCAGGAAGCCCCCTGCAGGTTCCGCCTTGATATGCCGATCCTTGCTGATGTTGCCTGGTGGGCCGCCTGGGGCCGGCATTGCAGCCGGATTGTCCAGGTCAATCTCCCCCTCTGCAAATACCGCTGGCACGGCGACAACACTACCAACCTGGTCATGCCCGGCATGGACGCCCTCATTCTGGACGAATGGCGCGTGATGCAGTTGAACGAACAACTCCGCAACGGTCATTCGGGCCTCGTGCGCAGATTCAAGCTCAAGGGGTTGTTTGCCGTGCGGACCGGGATCAAGGCCAAGCGGATTCGCCAGCAACGCAACCCGGATTATTCGCGCGAAATTGTTAAACAAGGCAAACAGATTTCCGGCCCGTTGGCGTGGTATATGGGCCAGGCGGTGGTTGAGGCCCGAGACGCCCTCATTTATGGCCTGCTGCGGCGCCCGCGCCATCCCAAGAACGTCTATAGTTGA
- a CDS encoding class I SAM-dependent methyltransferase: MSADSIQIRARPAPSCLLCGTEGRLLYEDLPDRSFSAPGRWNLRRCPDAGCGLVWLDPVPIEEDIGLAYHGYYTHSQPEPGPSLVRDACWAVWHSYLGARFGYTCEVGPKWRRSLAPLALLHPGGRDELDAAAMHLPAPRGPARVLDVGCGSGVLLARMQRFGWEVEGVEVDPGGVAAARARGVPVRLGTLEQQTYPDDSFHAIHSAHVIEHVHDPLRLLRECRRILKPGGALVLLTPNIESWGHRRFREAWLNLDPPRHLALFSMKTLRRALEQSGLRVKRLDTTARNAWVYGALSQRIRKTGRGDMKELGKPANLLRGLAYQLRQRWALRGHPDAGDEVRVFAEKG, translated from the coding sequence ATGAGCGCCGACTCGATCCAAATCCGCGCGCGGCCAGCGCCAAGTTGTCTGCTGTGCGGGACCGAGGGCCGGCTTCTGTATGAGGACCTGCCCGACCGCTCCTTCTCGGCGCCCGGCAGGTGGAATCTGCGTCGCTGCCCGGACGCCGGCTGCGGCCTGGTGTGGCTGGACCCGGTCCCCATCGAGGAGGACATCGGGTTGGCTTATCACGGCTATTACACACACAGCCAGCCGGAGCCGGGCCCCAGCCTGGTGCGCGATGCGTGCTGGGCGGTCTGGCACAGCTATCTCGGAGCGCGCTTCGGTTATACCTGCGAGGTTGGCCCGAAATGGCGGCGCTCTCTGGCCCCGTTGGCCCTGTTGCATCCCGGCGGACGCGATGAACTGGATGCGGCCGCCATGCACCTTCCGGCGCCCCGGGGACCCGCGCGGGTGCTCGATGTAGGCTGCGGCAGCGGCGTGCTCCTGGCCCGCATGCAGCGATTCGGTTGGGAGGTTGAGGGCGTCGAGGTCGATCCGGGCGGCGTTGCGGCTGCCCGGGCGCGGGGCGTGCCGGTCCGCCTCGGCACTTTGGAACAACAGACCTACCCGGACGATTCGTTCCATGCGATCCATTCGGCGCACGTCATTGAGCATGTCCATGATCCCCTGCGGTTGCTGAGGGAATGCCGCCGAATTCTCAAGCCGGGCGGCGCACTGGTGCTCCTGACACCCAACATCGAAAGCTGGGGGCATCGGCGCTTCCGCGAGGCCTGGCTCAACCTGGACCCGCCCCGGCACCTGGCGCTCTTCTCAATGAAAACACTCAGACGAGCGCTGGAACAAAGCGGCCTGAGGGTCAAGCGGCTCGATACCACGGCGCGCAATGCATGGGTTTATGGCGCGCTCAGTCAGCGCATCCGCAAGACTGGCCGAGGAGACATGAAAGAATTGGGCAAGCCGGCAAACCTTCTGCGCGGGCTGGCATACCAACTCAGGCAGCGTTGGGCGCTGCGTGGCCACCCCGACGCTGGGGACGAGGTGCGGGTTTTTGCGGAGAAAGGATGA